TTTTTGGCAGCCTGTGATCCCAAGTTAAGTACGTCAGCCTCAGCGACGATACGTTCAGCGTATTTCCCAAATGTGTGCGGTCTGCACATTATGCTGGATTATTTAATTGACCAGGATGAAGACCTAGCTGGCGGTGACCTCAACTTTTGCAATTATTATGATAACACCGATATCATGCTGAATCGTCTTGCTTCCATAGTAGAGTGGGCCCGTAAGGATGTCCGGAGTCTACCCGAGACCTCTATGCATCGAATGGTCATCGAAGGATTGCTGGCATTGTATTTATCCGATCCGAAAGTTAGCGAACAGCGGGAAGTTCGTATGATCTCCAAGCGTTTGATGAAAGGAAGCCCCCTAACGAGGCTGTTCTTCTTCGTCAATAGCCGTTGGATACGCAAGCACATGTATTAGTAATGCTGTGGGGTGACCTTATATTTAAGGGAAGCTCCACACAATTTTAAGGAGGAACATTAGAATGTCAAAAGTTAAAAAAATCGCCGTATTAACGAGCGGTGGAGATTCCCAGGGCATGAATGCCGCTGTACGTGCGGTAGTCCGCAGCGCCCTTTTTTATGGAATTGAGGTTTATGGTGTTCAACGTGGTTATCAAGGCCTGTTGAACCGTGATATTTTCCCTATGGATCTGCGCAGCGTGGGTGATATTATCCAACGCGGAGGAACCATTCTGCAATCTGCACGTTGTCTGGATTTTCTGAAACCGGAAGGTCAACAAAAGGGCGCCGACATTTTGAATGAAATGGGAATCGACGGCTTAGTAGTTATTGGTGGAGACGGTTCTTATAAAGGGGCTAACAAACTTAGCAAATTGGGTATCAATACCATGGCATTGCCAGGTACGATTGATAACGATATTTCCTTTACGGATTGCACCATTGGTTTTGATACAGCAGTTGGTGTTGTAGTAGACGCTATTAATAAGTTGCGTGACACAATGTCCTCTCATGAACGTTCTTCCATTGTAGAGGTTATGGGACGTCACTGCGGAGACATTGCTCTTCATGCAGGACTTGCTTCCGGAGCTGAAACCATTCTGGTACCAGAAATGCCTTATGATCTGAATGAAGTAGCTGACCGTATGCGTGATAACTTCGCACGAGGCAAACGCCACAGTATTGTGATTGTTGCTGAAGGCGTTGGTAAAGGGGAAGATGTAGCATTGGCCCTTAAAGATCGTCATGCTTCCTTGGATGCACGTGTTACTGTTCTTGGACATATTCAGCGTGGAGGCACTCCAACTCCAGTAGATCGCAACCTAGCCAGCCGTCTTGCTGACTTTGCGGTACGCAAGCTTATCGAAGGTGAATCGGATAAAGCATGTGGCATTATCAAAGGTGAACTCACACTTACAGATATTGATCTGGTTGTTAACACGAAAAAAGACTTCGACCTCGAGTTGTACGAATTGGCATCCCGTTTATCCCAATAAGAAGGAACCATTAAAAAAGAGACTATCCATCACTAAAAGTGAAGGATAGTCTCTTTAGTTTGGAGGGGTAAAATAAGTTGTGTACCAAGATTTGGAGCCTAGTCAAGGCACAAAAAAGTAGGGTATTCACAGGATTACGACACCACCAAGAAGGGACCCTACTCGATGACTATTTTACCCGAAAACATGCTTAATAATCTATTTGAAAATCTTGTCACTCAATTTGTCAAAAATAACTTGGAATCTATCATGTAAGCGGAGATTCAGCACTACTAACAAAAACCCGGGAAGCTACTTTCTACTCTCTTACACAAACTTCTTGACGCTATCCAGGAAATGGATGCAGTCAGTGAATAGATGTACTTTATACACTTATTTCTAGCTTTTGGCGCACGGATGTATGGATAGATGTACTTTGTGCAACTAAAAACACGAATATGCCGATTAAACCTCGCAATACGAAAAAATAAGTGTATAAATTGCAATTAAACACCCTAAAGTGTGCTAAAGGAGAA
Above is a window of Paenibacillus wynnii DNA encoding:
- the pfkA gene encoding 6-phosphofructokinase, whose product is MSKVKKIAVLTSGGDSQGMNAAVRAVVRSALFYGIEVYGVQRGYQGLLNRDIFPMDLRSVGDIIQRGGTILQSARCLDFLKPEGQQKGADILNEMGIDGLVVIGGDGSYKGANKLSKLGINTMALPGTIDNDISFTDCTIGFDTAVGVVVDAINKLRDTMSSHERSSIVEVMGRHCGDIALHAGLASGAETILVPEMPYDLNEVADRMRDNFARGKRHSIVIVAEGVGKGEDVALALKDRHASLDARVTVLGHIQRGGTPTPVDRNLASRLADFAVRKLIEGESDKACGIIKGELTLTDIDLVVNTKKDFDLELYELASRLSQ